AGATAATGGGATTCCTTCCGTTGAAAGAGACATCATTTTGGGATTGAATATCCCGGATTATCCTTAAATAATTAGAAGCATCAAACAAAAAACCAATAATCTTTCACCGGCTTCTTACCCCAAATCTCTAACTGTTGCCTGATTTCTTTTTTCGCATCTGGTGAGGTCACAGCTATTAGGATTTGAGGATTTTCGATCATAGGTACATCGTCCAGGCCTTGCATGATGATCCCATAAATGTCCTTACCTACTTTTTGTTCATTGTCACATACCCAATGCACCTGTCTTTCGTTTTGTTTCAGGATCAATTTCACCAGGTCCTTGCCATTTCTTCCGGCGCCCCAAACCACCAAAGGCCTGTTCTTATCGCGATCCAACTCATAAAAGAACCGCAATTTCAGATCGTAGTAGCGATTGTCTTTGTATTCGTCCCAGGTACGCGAAATCCTGTCGGATCGATCTCGCCAATGATGCAGGACATGATCAATCCCTTCGACTTTCAAGCCTTGCCGATAGATCCGAAAAGTCAGGTCATAATCCTCAGGATAGACCGGAGACTCAAACCCTCCTACCAGGTCAAAATCTTCGCGATGCATGATCCAACTATGTGAAGGAATGGTACACTCCTGATAGATCTCCTGAAAATGCTGCCTATTCGCGGCCACTTCATTGAGCCACCGCTCATATCTACGGAAGCCATCTCCAACTTCTCCTTCATCCACAAAATGCTCGGTACCTCCGGCAATCACAGTTCCTTTCCCGTGTTTCAACCACTCATTGACAAGTACTTCCAGTTTATCTGCTGGCATTTTATCATCCGAATCCATGCGGTTGATCAGCTCTCCCGCTGCCACACGTATTCCTGTTTGAAGGGCAGGGATCAAACGTTGACCTTTACTAGTGACCACTTTGACACGATCGTCTTTCGCGGCATAAGATTCCAAAATAAAATGGGATTTATCGGTTGAGTGGTCATTGATGGCAATCAGCTCCCAATTGGAATAAGATTGCAATAAAATGCTGTCAATACAAGCAGGAAGATAGGGTGCGGTGTTCTTCACCGCCATGATGATTGAGACTTTGGGGTGATCCATATATTTAAGCGTTCATCAACGCCTCAATGTCATTTACTTCAATTGGAATGTCATGCATCAGGTTTTGTGGGGTACCCTCCGTAATCACCACGTCATCTTCCAATCGAATGCCCAGATTTTCTTCTGGGATATAGATACCCGGCTCCACGGTAAACACCATACCTGTTTTGAAATCCTGATACCTGGAAGGCACATCATGCACATCGAGCCCTAAATGATGCGATGTGCCGTGCATGAAGTAATTCCGATAAATTGGACTATCTTCATTCTGTTTAGCTACTTCTTCTTTAGTGATCAGCCCTAAACCGATAAGCTCTGATTCCATCAATTTGCCCACTGACTTTTGATAGTCTTTCAAATTTCCACCCGGAACAAGCAGTTTGGTAGCTTCATTTTTCACACGAAGTACGGCTTCATAGACTGCTTTCTGACGATCAGTAAAGCGACCATTTGTTGGAAGCACGCGCGTAAGATCAGCGTTGTAATTGCCATATTCGGCACCGATATCCATCAAGACCACCTCACCATCTTGCATGACCTGGTCATTCTCTACATAGTGCAGGACACAACTATTTTCACCGGAAGCAACAATGGGTTGGTATGCAAAACCCCGTGAGCCTCTTCTCAAAAACTCATAGCTCCAGATCGCTTCAATTTCATACTCATGCATCCCAGGTTTCATTTGCCTGGCCACGCTTTCGAAACCTGCTCCGGTAATTTTACAAGCTTCCCGAATGGCATCAATCTCTTCGGTTGTTTTGCAAGTCCTCAGATCATTCACCGCAGGTGCTAAACGTCTCAACGGATGCAGCGGATAGTTTTGCTTTAATACCTGAATGAGTTTGTCATTGCGTGTCTGAACCGGACTATCGCTACGGTCCTGCTCATTGCGATATACATAAATCTCTTCTACATGTGGCAGTACAGTCCCCAGCGTAGACTCAAACGTATCTGACCACTTCACTTTTGAGATCCCAGAAAGTTCGCCACCTTCTTTCTGGGTAAATTTCTGACCTTCCCAAACCTTGATGTGCTCATTGGTTTTCTTTAGGAACAAAACTTCTCGCAAATCCTCATCCGGAAATTGCGGTGCCAATAGCAAGGTTGTTTCTTCCTGATCAATCCCCGTCAGATAAAACAAATCATTGTTTTGGCGAAAAGGCATGACCCCATCCGCATTGGTAGGCATGATGTCATTGGAGGTGATCAACACTGCACAGTTTTTAGGAAGGCGTTCGAGTAATCTTGCCCGGTTGCGCTGATAGAAAGAAGCCGAAAGTGGTTTGTATCTCATGAATGATTATTGATCTTCAAAAGTAATGGGGTTTATGTCAAACTGACTTCCATGATTAAACCTTGTTAAAAGTGTAACCCAATCTTGACCTTGCGTGTATAACTTGTTTCGGAATATGCGTGTGAGACTGATCTTCTTTCTAAGCTTGTGCCTGGGGGGCTATTTGGGTTATGGACAATCCTACTATTGGGTTGATCGTGATATATGGTTGAACAAATCACCTCGGTATTGCTCCGAATGGTTAAAGGCCTGTTCATATGAGCTTACAAAAGCTGAAGTTTCTAACCTGGGATTGAGTCGAAAAGAACAGGTACTTCAGTTTGAACCACTGGCAATCGCACCCAAGAAAAAAAACTTAAGCTTTGCTCTTGAGCAAATTGAAGGGCAGCTGTTGATCGATCGTGGCATTACTGGGAAAGGCGTAAAGATCGGCGTGATCGACGGAGGGTTCCTTAATGCTCCGGATTCACCACCGCTACATCACTTGTTTGAAAATGACCACATTGCCAGTTACAAAGATTACATCACACCGGACCTACCCGACTATGCAGGCAGTGGCAATCTGGATGATCAACATGGCACTGGTGTGCTTAAAATGATTGGCGGGATTGATCCTGCTTCCAAAATCCAGTTTGGTCTGGCTACCGAAGCGACTTACTATCTCGCCAGAACGGATCATGGCGCTTATGAAAAGCGCCTGGAAGAAGACCTGTTGATCCAGGCACTGGAAGAGATGGAAAAAGCCGGCGTACGACTGGTCAATATTTCATTAGGATATGCCAAGGGTTACAAAAACCCCTCTGAAAATTACACCCCTGAAGACATGGATGGCTCTTCGATGATTGCCAAAGCAGTAGACCATGCCTTCTTTGAGAAAAACATGCTTGTGGTGGTAGCCGCAGGTAATGAAGGTAATGACAAAAAATGGCGATTACTATCCACCCCCGGCGATTCTAAAGGCGCATTGACCGTTGGGGCAACGAAACTCAAAGTCTGGGACCGCATGGAATACAGTAGCATTGGTCCCGATTTCCTGAATTACACCAAACCAGACATATCCTGCTATTCCAGCTATGGTACCTCCTATGCCACACCAGTGATCACGGGGTTAGCTGCCTGTGTCATGGAATTATATCCGGATCTCACGGCCCGGGAAGTCAAAGCAGCTATTGTGGCATCTGGAAATCTCTATCCTTATGGAAACAATCATCTCGGTCAGGGAGTCCCGCAGGTCAGTCGATTATTGAAAGTCCTGGCTGGTGAAGAGGTGGTTCAACCAGAAATGGTTAGCGCGAATAAGAATACATATGAACTCGCTGCAAATAAAGGTGACCTGATGGCGGTCTATCATAAACAAGATACCAGCCGGGTCGTGCTACGTGAAATTTCAAGAATCAAGGGTGAGAAGGTGAAGATCTGGCGTGAAAAGGATGCGGATTTTACTACTGTTTTAATTGGGAAGCAGGCGATTGAGATTGATTGGAGGAATTAAAGTTGTTTAAATCAATTTTTAACCACCATAATGTGCGAATGAGAGATACCTGAAATTTTTCAACTTCCTTCGGAATTTTCAGTTGAAAAATTCCCTTACCGGTCGCCTGGCATAACGCACATGTTGACCTTCACCTTTAGAATAATTTATCAACTACAACCCACCTCTTCTTTTGTTGATCGCTTCGCCTAATTGATAGACGACCAATGCGTACATGGAGCTATGATTGTAGCGGGTGATTACGTAAAAGTTGTAGAGACCAAACCAGTATTCTTTACCTTCATCTAATTGGAATTCCAACAGCGAAACTTTTCGGGTTGGGGTCAATTCCCATTCGGGATCAAAGCCCAGGTTTTGATAGTGGGCCACATCATATTTTACCTTTGAAGAAAACTTGGCGGGAGGATTAGCATTGGCACTTGCAACAGCAGGAACAGCTACTTTTTGATCAGCCTTCCATCGGTGTACCTTAAGGTAATTGGCCACACTGGCAATGGCATCCTCAGGTGAACCCATCAGATCTCTTGTTCCGCCATCATCATAGCTTTTTGCATAAGCCCGATAGCTACTGGGCATGAACTGACAATAACCCATGGCACCTGCGTAACCTCCCAATACCTGCAAAGGGTCAAGCTTTTCCGCTTTTACCAGATCCAAAAACTCTCCAAGTTCTTTGGTGAAGTAGCTTGACCGCCGTGGAATCCCAAATGAGATCGTATACAGTGCGTCCAACACTCGATAAGAGCCTTTGTTGTCGCCAAAAGCAGATTCTACGCCCAGGATGCCCAAAA
This DNA window, taken from Cytophagales bacterium, encodes the following:
- the mltB gene encoding lytic murein transglycosylase B, which codes for MIRTVLTTAMCWVVLFNSFAQVDQVKVEAFISKYATSRGVSEAEVREIIGQAEFQLSIVEKFNRPAEKTMTWSRYRNIFMKEERIESGLAFWKTHETALQKVSAETGVPEHIILGILGVESAFGDNKGSYRVLDALYTISFGIPRRSSYFTKELGEFLDLVKAEKLDPLQVLGGYAGAMGYCQFMPSSYRAYAKSYDDGGTRDLMGSPEDAIASVANYLKVHRWKADQKVAVPAVASANANPPAKFSSKVKYDVAHYQNLGFDPEWELTPTRKVSLLEFQLDEGKEYWFGLYNFYVITRYNHSSMYALVVYQLGEAINKRRGGL
- a CDS encoding aminopeptidase P family protein, which codes for MRYKPLSASFYQRNRARLLERLPKNCAVLITSNDIMPTNADGVMPFRQNNDLFYLTGIDQEETTLLLAPQFPDEDLREVLFLKKTNEHIKVWEGQKFTQKEGGELSGISKVKWSDTFESTLGTVLPHVEEIYVYRNEQDRSDSPVQTRNDKLIQVLKQNYPLHPLRRLAPAVNDLRTCKTTEEIDAIREACKITGAGFESVARQMKPGMHEYEIEAIWSYEFLRRGSRGFAYQPIVASGENSCVLHYVENDQVMQDGEVVLMDIGAEYGNYNADLTRVLPTNGRFTDRQKAVYEAVLRVKNEATKLLVPGGNLKDYQKSVGKLMESELIGLGLITKEEVAKQNEDSPIYRNYFMHGTSHHLGLDVHDVPSRYQDFKTGMVFTVEPGIYIPEENLGIRLEDDVVITEGTPQNLMHDIPIEVNDIEALMNA
- a CDS encoding S8 family serine peptidase; this encodes MRVRLIFFLSLCLGGYLGYGQSYYWVDRDIWLNKSPRYCSEWLKACSYELTKAEVSNLGLSRKEQVLQFEPLAIAPKKKNLSFALEQIEGQLLIDRGITGKGVKIGVIDGGFLNAPDSPPLHHLFENDHIASYKDYITPDLPDYAGSGNLDDQHGTGVLKMIGGIDPASKIQFGLATEATYYLARTDHGAYEKRLEEDLLIQALEEMEKAGVRLVNISLGYAKGYKNPSENYTPEDMDGSSMIAKAVDHAFFEKNMLVVVAAGNEGNDKKWRLLSTPGDSKGALTVGATKLKVWDRMEYSSIGPDFLNYTKPDISCYSSYGTSYATPVITGLAACVMELYPDLTAREVKAAIVASGNLYPYGNNHLGQGVPQVSRLLKVLAGEEVVQPEMVSANKNTYELAANKGDLMAVYHKQDTSRVVLREISRIKGEKVKIWREKDADFTTVLIGKQAIEIDWRN
- a CDS encoding glycosyltransferase; amino-acid sequence: MDHPKVSIIMAVKNTAPYLPACIDSILLQSYSNWELIAINDHSTDKSHFILESYAAKDDRVKVVTSKGQRLIPALQTGIRVAAGELINRMDSDDKMPADKLEVLVNEWLKHGKGTVIAGGTEHFVDEGEVGDGFRRYERWLNEVAANRQHFQEIYQECTIPSHSWIMHREDFDLVGGFESPVYPEDYDLTFRIYRQGLKVEGIDHVLHHWRDRSDRISRTWDEYKDNRYYDLKLRFFYELDRDKNRPLVVWGAGRNGKDLVKLILKQNERQVHWVCDNEQKVGKDIYGIIMQGLDDVPMIENPQILIAVTSPDAKKEIRQQLEIWGKKPVKDYWFFV